CGCTTTATttaattcagacatgtcagaggATTTAAAATTTTTCTCAAATATTATAGAACGATAATTTGATATCCACAAGGCATAAATCAACATGGTCACATACAGGCTGTATTATGATTTTACATTACATGTtcatgtacaacatgtacaatgtatgtatacatttgtaatgaACATATAAATATTGCCTCATTGAAATGTGGTATGAATCATAATGCCAATGACAACAATATTCCATAAATGTATCTCTTATCCATCacagaccaaaaaaaaacaatcatggGCACtgttaggccttcaacaatgagtaaacccCATAAGAATCAAATTCTAAGTTTGATTTAGATTTAACTTCATTGCTTTATTAAATGAAGATAGCCTTTATAAAATTGACAGAGACTCATCTTATTTTGTTATCTGTATGTACAAATGTTGTATATGATGAACATTTATGTACATGTTTACGTTGTCAACATAAATTTGTTCCCCTTAACAGAAATTCCCTTAGAATGTTTGTTATAAACAGttgaaacaaatattctatatCCTTTATTCTAGAGTTAAGAACAAATACAGTAATATTTGTTCCAGCAGTAATAATGTTAGAGAATATTTCTTCCActtggaatatatatattatattatgaaggaacttctttTTCATGACAAAATAACATCAGTTTTGCAATGATTCATGAAGTAGATATTAACTTGTGAAAAAAAccaataagaataaaaataaacaacatgtattgtaCAACTTGAATTGAGTATTGTTACatattatacattgtagctataGATTTCATTAACTAAGAGAACATATATGCAGTAATATTGAGCTATTTAATATTTCATGTtatactttatttctttttcagcaTATGAAGTATTGTCAGATACAGACAAAAGAAAGAATTATGACCGATTTGGTGACACTGAAGATGGGCATCAAGGACAAGGAGGCAATGGAGGATATGGTTTTGATTTCGATTTTAATGACTTTTTCAAAGGTTTTGACCATGCTTTCAAAGAtcataaacaacatgaacaagggCATCACAATGCTGATGATCATGAAAGCTTTACCTTCCATTTCGGACAAAATGGGGGCAGTTTTAATTTTGGTGATTTATTTGAGGACGATGATGATAATAGTAATGGTGACGATAGCATTTTTAAATTTGGTGGTTTTGATGACGATATGTTTGGAGGAGGAGGTTTCCACAACATGTATGATGAAGAATCTAACGGTAGACATCAACAGCATTACCATACCCACAATAGAATGCATGACCATGTGCATCACAACCATCAAAAACATATGCACAATATGCACAACATGCACAATGCACACAGACCTAGACATAATCAGCACAATACAGAAACAATGCATACAATGAGATCTTCAGGTAAAATTTACTCACACAGCTTTTAACCTCTATAGTTATTCCATATTTTTATACCGCTACTGTTTGACCTCTGTCCTTCCATCCATTAGCCCTCTGTCAGTATGTCCATCCAtctcatgaatatttttcgtaGCATCTTTCTCAGGACTTACATCATAAGGATTTCTGAagtttggtttcagggtttatacatgttatattcatTGTAcatgatataagtcagctatatcATGTTAtaagttttcagattcatcactaaacaacttcctgtttacccaACACTTCTATtaatttagacatgttagatataaaagtaaagttgaaaattttcatcacatttttatCAGGGACTAcaacaaggatttctgaaattcaGGGTTTATATCAGATTTATCACTCAACAAATTCCTGAGCAggtgggggtatcatcagtgagcagtagctcggaTCTTCACTTGTTTTaccttttatcatatttatgaattaaagtacaaatgtatgaaaaaatatcGGTTGATTTACTTAATTCCCTTTGTAAAAGTTGaaacattttgaaacattttatttcactaaaggcCTCACATGAGGCGTGATAGtacaacaatataacaaataagaaatAATGCATGAtcaaacatatttacaaatgcatGAATAAGTTATACCACAAAAAATTCTGTAATGCTTCTAAGAgtttacaaaattaaatacatgaaataaaggtacaatgtacatgtatgatatggCAATGTTCTCCCTTCAAATTTCATATAGTATTTCATTCCTTGTAAATATGGAATTCAATTAGCATGTTTGTTATATTTATGTTATAATTGTGGTAAATTATAAGtaaatattacaaatgtaaatagtcacaaattttgaaaaacacGATTTTTACTAATATTTCATTGAAAACTGATATGTACAATGTAGGTAGTAAAGATATTCCAACTTGGTTTGATTCGAGTTTTTAACAATTATTGCTCAAAATACCAATtactaaggccaaataaaaaatagGTGTGTTTTCTATTTCCTTACCTACCTGATATTTTTAGCTTAGAATTAGcctacttgatttttttttctcatttttcaataagcactgttaaagtcagaattgccctcccatagactcaatgtaaaaaaaattgtaaaataaaaacaattctcTACCTACCTcccctttttttcaaagatgtaatatTAGGAGACACACATACTGTACTATATTATTTGGCCTAAATATAATATAGAAAGTGTTTGCATTGAGTTTgaacaaatcttttttttaaaagcacCTGTAATAATTTTTGTGTCTCACACAAACATGACAGAAAAATTCCTTCATTTACATGTAGTTCAAAATATACTTATTAATTTATTCAACAACAGAATTCCTTTTAGTGAGAAGAGCAAAAAGGAAATTTCTGTAGATTAATTATTTAatctaaatatttgtatttactaattatttaatttaaatatttgtatttactttatatatatttattttaaaatacacaatctttaatattttatttttttacaggtgGCAGAACATGTAGAACAGTAACACAGAGAGTAGGAAATATGGTCACAACACATACAGAATGTTCCTAgtatataagggagataattgttatAGGGGAGATAACCTCTGTTTTATCTGTGATATTCTGACAGATGAACTGCAGCAACATTTCCTGAATAACCTGTAAATTGTATTGCAAAGACCCTGTTCAGTTTTTAGCTCCTGTTCATGTGTTCaactgttatatatttttattatttgcaaACTTTATCAGGGATGTGGTTCACTGACAACATTTCATGTGAGCATTTTACATTGAACAAATAATTAAGTTgcttcttaattaaaaaaaaatgtttcatcaaTTACTGTACATGTGTTTAACAATGTTGaagattattttttatcaaataagttTAACGCTAAACTTTCTGTATTGCTTTGGGAAAAGGTGTTAATCTGTCTTAACCTTTAACATACTAACTAAGAGGTTGGAAAGGAACTCATTCAAAAGTCACTTGAAGGTACAAATGTATTTTCATCTTTAAATATGCCTTTACTTTCTAGCTGAAAAATCAGTATTATTCAGACTAACAAACATATGCTGTTCTATAAACTCATCTTTGTTTATATATGTCAATCATGATTGGCATATGCATTCTGCATATTCAGGCCAGGGAACAACTAAAATgggttatttaaatttttaaatctcTGGTTTAAAATAGATTGAATTGgatcttattaaaattaatagatttgaaattcacttgtttaagtaatttcCCTGACTGATATGTGTAAGGACATGAGGAAGTTAAGAAATGAAGTCAATCTCTGTGTTACAACTCAACACATTCACTGGAAGTTTGCTTTAGTAATGCTTGCCAAATTTGTTATCTTTTCCAATTTATAATAAAGACTCAGTGAAACATTGATTGTATATAAAGTAATGAGGTgtgtgccaataagacaactttccaccagagaccaaatgatgtagatatTATTGTTGGTGTGCATAAATTCCAGTGCTCTCTGTTTCCAAACTAAAACTGTAATGTCAAGTTTAATATATTTGTCATGATCAACTAGgtaatatgtgtttttttgttttgtcttagATATCTGCGAACCATTATTGTCAAATAGTGCTTGTTTAAACACTTGCATactaattcattatttaaaaaaaagaagtttaaaacacatttatctcATGTATGGtggttcaattttattttgttataattatatgTCATGTTTAAGTGtaaatgttaaacatttattatGTCATaactatttattgttttattgattgTTTGTGTACAtgtgtgattgattgattgattgttgcttgaaTTGCTTAAGGTAAAGTGGTagtttaattgattaaaaaactAGTCttgatattataattatttgtaaaaaaagaaatgaaatagtGAGTGTATAACTCCAAAAAAGtagtttaaaagtaaaagtatatGTTTGGAAAAATTGTATCTTGACTACATTATTTAGTAATTGAAATACTACTTGTAACTTGGGAATTAAGCTGGTCTAAGCTTACAACTATGTTAAAGCTCAGATCAGCATAAGAACTAAGATAGCAACATGACTATCTAGGTAAACTTTCTTTAACAAAAGCTAAGGaagataataaatattttactagATTATAAGAACTACAAGAATCTTATGAAATTATCAAATGGTTGTTAAGCACCTTTATATTTAACAAtaacatgaaataaaacaaatatatctgtACATCAGCAAGCATAtttaccaaaaatatattttattacaagttATATGTGAACACATAGAATTGTTTCTATACCAGTGAATAATAAGAATTGTTGTAACTGCAAACAATATTTTGCCAAGTTTAAATCTTTTGTTGCATTATTATGTATAGAAATGTTGATATTGTTAAAATCCGATGTCTTTCATTTAGATTGTCAGTAAATACAGATTTTTCTTCATCAGAACTCTATTGTTGAGTAGTTTGAAATTCGAACTATCTAAAACCTATTGGGGGTTTATTTTTACAGAATTTACATAACACAATTTCTAGGGCCTAacatattatcatttttttttctctatttttcttgttctttctTTTGATCCTCTTAAAAAAAGGatattcttttgattttatctgaaatatgaaaataaaaaaactccaatttttttttatgtaaatgtcTGTCCATCATTCTTGATATATTGTGTCTTGTAAACTAATCATGTGACAAAAGGTCTTCCTGATTTTGAAAGTGCTTTCCATGGGTTCCATCACTTCCATGTACATTTCAATGGGATTGCCCTTAATCtttttgcttacccttccggagcacctgagatcacccctagtttttggtggggttcatgttgtttattctttagttttctatgttatgtcatgtgtactattgtttttctgtttgtctttttcatttttagccatggcgttgtcagtttgttttagatttatgagtttgactgtccctttggtatctttcgtccctctttttttttaataatgcaaACTACAACAACACATATGAACTATACGAACTCAAATAATTGTTCAGTAACTTCAGTATACTATCTTATGAATTATTTTGGTTTTTACTAGGGAAAATGTATAAGAGAAACCACAAATTAAgggatttgttttatttgtatttactgataatatttaaatatttactcaTTCACTGAATCATATCATTGTAAAAAGATCAACATTcaccatttttcattttaaaataatggtgctgttattttgttgaaataaaattcaaaaatattaccgtgtgttttttttttttatacaaccgcaaaaattgaaaatttttcggtcgtatattggttgatgttggcgtcgtcgtcccaagacatttggttttcgcactctcactttagtataagtgaatagaaaactatgaaattaaaacacaaggtttatgaccataaaaggaaggttgggagttttggtcccaacagttaaggaattaggggcccaaataagcatttttcttggttttcgcataataactttagtataagtaaacagaaatctatgaaattttaacacaaggtttttgaccacaaaaggaaggttgggattgattttgggagtattggtcccaacagtttaggaattaggggccaaaagggtccaaaattaaacttttttgatttcaacaaaaaatgaatcattggggttctttgatatgccgaatctaactgtatttagattcttaatatttggtcctgttttcaaatcgGTCCACATTAAGGTGCAAAGGGTCCGaaattaaacttaaaattgagaatggaaatggggaatgtgtcaaagagacaacaacccgaccatagaaaaaacaacagaagaaggtcaccaacaggtcttcaatgaagtgagaaattcctgcacccggaggcgtccttcagctggcccctaaacaaatatatactagttcagtgataatgaacaccatacttatttccaaattgtacacaagaaactaaaattaaaataatacaagacttacaaaggccagaggctcctgacttgggacaggcgcaaaaatgtggcggggttaatataaaaaggagatgtggtatgattgccaatgagacaactatccacaaaagaccaaaatgacacagacattaacaactataggtcaccatacggccttcaacaatgagcaaatcccataccgcatagtcagccataaaaggcccccgataagacaatgtaaaacaaatcaaacgagaaaactaacggccttatttatgtaaaaaaatgaacgaaaaacaaatatgtaacacataaacaatctacaaccactgaattacaggctcctgacttggggcaggcacatacataaataatgtggcagggatcccaaccctccccttacctgggacagtggtataacagtacaacataagaacgaactataaaaatcagttgaaaaaggctgaactcatcagatggacaaaaataaaagtggaagtggccgggtacttatacatcccgatacaaaaagacacaatgaacagatctgagagtactcgcagttatctgacagctagttcaaagccactagcaactaataaaaaaatcatgcatctaagactaaattatctatccgtacacatccaacatccaatggatttagtgtaaagacgtcataaacagccagagaaaaacatgaccttgtgcaatgccaagttacaggtatcgacagattgaatatgtatataacatactagtaatatttagtttgcttttaatttactgataacaaaatcaatatttataccaataaaaacaatattcaatgatcttattacagtgttgaataggtaaccttttaaaataagtttatttaaaggagcgacaagtttacatggatcatttctaaatttccggccacggttaacaacatttccgtaaaaatgaggatgtgctatcccgtttgaaataagttttctacagatacaaccaaacttcaaaaccaaatctttatatctatggaaaaaatcagtaaagattttaagtaatttatggtaacgatatcccttgtttaataatttaccagtaatacataggttgtgttcattaaaatcaaaaacgtcacaacagacacgggcatagcgaacaagttgtgaaatataaacaccgtaagatggtgccaaaggaacatctccatctaaaatggaaaattaacaatagggaacgaaatatcgtctcttttgtcgtaaattttagtgtggagtttcccgtttaaaaccgaatatctaaatctaggaaaggacagttattaccgaataaatttgatttatttaaagttccTTAGGataaatttcagcagtattttgagtcagaaaattcttgattatttaacgaaaaaatatcatcaagataacggtaagtgttgttgaattaaTCGATTAAATGCAATTttgacgggtctttactgagtttagtcataaactgtgattcgtaacagtacaaaaacaagtctgctattaaacatgtttatgagatctcaaccctccccctatacctctagcaaatgaagaaaagtaaacgcataacaatacgcacattaaaattcagttcaagagaagtccgagtctgatgtcagaagatgtaactaaagaaaataaacaaaatgacaataatacacaaataacaacatactactagcagataactgacatgccagctccagacttcaattaaactgattgaaagattatgatttcatcatatgaatattaggcacaatccttcccgttaggggtttagtgttataacatatatgagaagaacataacccgtgtcatgccaacaactggtttttgaataaatgtgtttagttccgatgagagaccctataagtgaatcaatattaacgccaaaatatgcaatctttaatgacatgAAAACAGTATCTTGAccatatcccttcttaataagtctatttaaaggttttgttaatTTCGGAGGTGattactgacatttttgtgctatttattaaaagaatatttccataaaaaaatggatgtgaaataccggaacgtataagaagtctgcaagttcagctatatttacgaataatgtccttataccgatgataaaatttagtaaatgttttgactagtttgtgatatcgaaaaccctggtgtaataatttttcagtaatacataaatttctctccttaaaatctaaaacattgttacatacacgagcgaatcgtacaagttgagatatataaacaccgtaagatggtgacaagggaacgtcaccatctaaaaatggataattaacgataggaaataaaaaatcatctcttttatcatagtattaagctttccgttagtgatatagatatcaagatcaaggaAAGGAAAGGGCAGTGATCATttttagtattagctttatttaaagtaagttcaacaggataaatttctttagtatacatattgAAGTTGTCAtaattgagagccaaaatatcatccaaatatctaaaagtatgttgtttcgatgggtctttgctgatttttgtcataaattgtaactcatagcaatacaaaaacaggtctgcaataaatggtgcacagtaagtccccattggaattcccttaacctgacgatatacggaatctccaaagcaaACAAAAGTGTTATCTAGTAACAATTCAAAgcatcaaagcatgtccaattgacatagtttgtttgtttattgctactaaaaaatgacctaaaagagttttaacatatatattcacattctgacgtTTTAAATGCCCATTAAATTAGGtgtgtaatttttttcttaatgagaatgtgaggtaatgtggtatacagggtagaaaaatcaaaactttgaacagattcaaagtCACCAacataagcatgcaatttatcaagtacttccaactaGTTCTttacactccaaaagtaattaattccactattttcgaaggccttatttgaacaatttattattaggtttttgattgtaccaagtgtactggtaagaagaatagacaatttagtagtggaacaatggcgtgaagacgaaataaatctaaacctgtaaggtgttttgtgtagcttcggaagccaatacatagttggggcTTTCGCTAAAAGTTTTTGTTtcttacagatgtcgttttctgaaaatggagtcagtcgGAAtcttggtgaattggtgatttattttttcagaacctcaatgtaaaatatacgtcaaacaataataatattattagcagctttattgGCCGGGACAAAAAGAAATTCCTTGGCtaattcttttagtttatgtttgatacgagaaataggtttattgttgttattgttaatagtaaaatgttctttaaaatgtggaatacgtatatcaactatcttcattactgaattaaaaaaatagtacaaacaattttgtcagcttttcccgttttatccatttcaaacagaAGTAaagagtgagtcgtggatgatattacgacactcattccaattaataattgacggggggcgatatttaggtcctttactgaggaatgattttaactctcggtcttgaacgatgttaagatctcctgttataacatgggaaattggtccataaatgtattcggaattattacaaatatgataacacaatgttgactgctgtacccctatttttgacatttttacctattatgtctgtttgttttgttcacgcatcggtgacaatataatgtaatttgatgcgactgtcatacaagtgagaggtttagctagctataaaaccaggttcaatccaccattttctacatttgaaaatgcctgtaccaagtcaggaatatgacagttcttgtccattcgttttgatgcgttttgttatttgattttgccatgtgattatggactttctgaattgattttcctctgagttcagtatttttgtgattttactttttacatgaagtaggtgttttttcactgatattaacatctttacacaattggctataattaaacacaaagttccgggtagatttcttgtaaatataacaaataagaggtagctcagtattgtcaaaatatccaggaatttgttctttaacgaaatgtttgttaaatataccggcaatatttacaaaattaaaacctttagtggtccgagaccacaattgtcgtcccttgattttcgttgttcacacatatagtccctagtgttgactgtgggttacttgccattaatttttataccccttccaaatttatttctccatgtttaatgcctcaaattgcaagtagggggggtgaaattacactgtaaaaaaatttgggtccagaattttaaaggatagtagtgatttggtccagctaaaaaaggttgaaaattagcacttcggaagctgtcaaaagatttcaagacgccctaaacataaaattgtccatattttgagttagagccgatgaagttttctataattttgatataatttgtcccaaaagtagtacaacacactgtaaaagtttctttgagaaagcgaaggtgggattttttttattttcatttatgttctaaaagaaatgcactacgaaataattgtgttctcggacctattgacatactttattttaataaaatgtttttatgatctccagggcgatcaattttggaaaatagtttagaataacaatatgccataataatttatgaacaatttcatacttacgactgctatatgaaattgtgttgcaatcctccaaaattttatttaacttatcaaccggtaatgaacagagctttgttaacagataatgacTGCCGTTGTTTTTCttaatagaaattaggtccgaaatattggtatgattggtccgaattttttttttattgcgatttgttctacgaccgtgagaacggtttttacgaacagttttagaaactatatccaaaatgttaacggaatcggttcttgatatattaccaattcccatgacattaccattaagaccgagagggtagactgtctgtaattttttaatccaatttaattcaattattttccatgatcgtacaaactttgaatgagattcaccaggctgcttatttactacttctaaaggttgaactgctaaatatttaataggatgagtgtgcttcttaaggtgttcataaatgatacttttgaatgtattgggtcttttaaaacgatacagatgttcttgagtgcgtttagataaatatcgtccagtttcatctacgtactgaataccacatcccgctttgtttcatgtgagtaaataaataatactgtttgtttttcaagttatatcagtttcaaaatttaaagaaaatgtgcgaccattaaacctTACCGTAATGTTGGTAGAAAGACGGTGatatgtaagtcattttttggcaataaattaaattatgtaaaaatgataaatctgttcggctaaaaatgtcgaATGCTATCCgtattaattacccgaaaaatatagggtatatcagggtagcgactgatggtaaagtaatgaactagaaaatttctcgctcggacacacactccataatctagtatattacaagagcataaacctgaagcacggggaggcactctactgtctccacacggcactaaagacaaactctgtaacaaaaaaattgagaatggaaatggggaatgtggcaaagagacaacaaaccggccatagaaaaaaacaacagcaaaaggtcaccaacaggtcttcaatgtatcgagaaattcacgcacccggaggtgtccttcagctggccccttaacaaatatatattttcaaatatatataatttctcgctacattgaagacctgttggtgaccttctgctgttttgtttttttatatatatatgcatgtgcctgtcccaagcaaGGAACTTTGCCAGCGATTGTTTGGTCACATCTTAAAATGTATTGTTAAATATTGGTGTTTGGTGGACCATGTAAGCTATTGTCATCCTTTTATTgtagatttaaacaaaaatggaTATCACCTGCAGTTATCTGAGTTAttctaaaaatatcttttaaaaatctaCCAACATGGCAGCTGGTCGCATTGGTTGCATATGGATCAAAGACATCAAAGACTTAACAGTTGAACCTAATTTTTcttaattagtttaaacatattttattgttaaaaaaaaagaaaaatggattGGGCACACGTTTTTCAACTTAGTTACGTCTTCTCTTTCTTAATTCTAAAGGGCCTGGGTGGCCGACTGCGGGATCTACGTAGTTAaaaagtagttactactgtaatcacgtgcactagccagtcaacactgaggttgtgattaCGAACCCGCTAGAGCGGGTGAACTCTCGactccaatctttattgactagaTTATCAGTGTTCCtgtcgaaggtcggtggttttctcctggcactccggcttcctccaccaataaaaactggccactaCGAAATAGCCTAAATTCGGTGCTTAAGAGTGGcgttaaaaaatcaaatcaaatcaaatttttatttttaaacaatggaGAATGCTCTATATAAACATAAGATTTAAAACAAATGGAAAGGTTCTTTAAAGAggttgaaaaaagtaaaaacacaaaaatactgaactccgaggaaaattcaaaaaggaaaatcaaaaatcaaaaggcaaaatcaaaagtccaaacacatcaaacgaatggataacaactgtcatattcctgacttggtacaggcattttctaatgtagaaaatggtggattgaacctggttttatagctagctaaacctctcacttgtatgacagtcgcatcaaattccattacattgtcaacgatgcatgaacaaaacaaacatactcaaagagtaaaaatgtcaaaaataggggcacAACAGTctatattgtgttatcatcttaatatcactacataaacaacaaatgtaacaaagtagcacaaaaaggcatacatcaaatttaacagtctcattttgcttttcttatacggctgaatttatctatgtaaagtctacccataaatgaaagaaggttttcattactggtgtaaaattacgcgtttgaaattcgcacaggtagacataaaaataattttgtc
This sequence is a window from Mytilus edulis chromosome 1, xbMytEdul2.2, whole genome shotgun sequence. Protein-coding genes within it:
- the LOC139529784 gene encoding dnaJ homolog subfamily B member 9-like isoform X2 encodes the protein MKCDNLVFLSALCSVYVTHLVLCGKDYYEILGVKKNATDKQIKRAFRKLAIKYHPDKNKEKDAEEKFREIAKAYEVLSDTDKRKNYDRFGDTEDGHQGQGGNGGYGFDFDFNDFFKGFDHAFKDHKQHEQGHHNADDHESFTFHFGQNGGSFNFGDLFEDDDDNSNGDDSIFKFGGFDDDMFGGGGFHNMYDEESNGGRTCRTVTQRVGNMVTTHTECS
- the LOC139529784 gene encoding dnaJ homolog subfamily B member 9-like isoform X1 — protein: MKCDNLVFLSALCSVYVTHLVLCGKDYYEILGVKKNATDKQIKRAFRKLAIKYHPDKNKEKDAEEKFREIAKAYEVLSDTDKRKNYDRFGDTEDGHQGQGGNGGYGFDFDFNDFFKGFDHAFKDHKQHEQGHHNADDHESFTFHFGQNGGSFNFGDLFEDDDDNSNGDDSIFKFGGFDDDMFGGGGFHNMYDEESNGRHQQHYHTHNRMHDHVHHNHQKHMHNMHNMHNAHRPRHNQHNTETMHTMRSSGGRTCRTVTQRVGNMVTTHTECS